The following proteins are encoded in a genomic region of Corylus avellana chromosome ca4, CavTom2PMs-1.0:
- the LOC132178217 gene encoding uncharacterized protein LOC132178217 has translation MDSILMVNECVDSRIRSRESGLICKLDLEKANDNVNWDFLLYMLERCGFGERWQGFFSSSRGVRQRDPLSPLLFVLVMEAFSRMMNATVERDLMAGFSVGSRHSELMVVSHLLFADDTLIFCEPKVEQLREVGDVEGLSRILGCGVDSVPFAYLGLPSGAHYKDPFIWNNVIEKIETKLAG, from the exons ATGGACTCTATTTTAATGGtgaatgaatgtgtggatagtcggaTTCGATCTAGGGAATCAGGTCTTATTTGCAAGctggatttggagaaggccAATGATAATGTCAACTGGGACTTTCTACTATATATGTTAGAGAGGTGCGGTTTTGGGGAAAGATGGCAAG GCTTCTTCAGTAGCTCTCGAGGAGTGAGACAAAGGGATCCTTTGTCCCCTCTATTATTTGTGTTGGTGATGGAGGCGTTTAGCAGGATGATGAACGCAACGGTGGAGAGAGATCTAATGGCTGGGTTTTCGGTGGGTTCGCGACATTCTGAGCTAATGGTAGTGTCACACTTACTATTCGCAGATGACACACTTATCTTCTGCGAGCCAAAGGTGGAACAACTTC GTGAGGTGGGAGATGTGGAAGGTTTGTCAAGAATACTTGGGTGTGGTGTGGATTCAGTACCATTTGCGTACTTGGGTTTACCTTCGGGTGCTCATTATAAGGATCCATTTATATGGAACAATGTCATTGAAAAGATTGAGACTAAGTTGGCAGGGTGA
- the LOC132177494 gene encoding uncharacterized protein LOC132177494 isoform X1, with protein sequence MSEAAKTTATAQSEEIVRSQQPGELQNIQAAYRLDGKNYLKWSQLVRTVLKGKGKISHLMGTGPKPGDPRFEAWDEEDSMIMAWLWNSMIPEISDTCMFLATAKDIWDAIQQTYSKARDAAQVYEVKVKTIAAKQGSKSVTEYANQLKSLWQELDHYRVIKTKCPEDAAVLKDFIEQDRVYDFLVGLNPEFDQVRIQILGKQEVPCFNEVVALIRGEESRRGLMLEPQNTDSSAMVASGGNNSVANMERALVFENGRLGQSKAQNRDYKDNLWCTYCKKARHTRERCWKLHGKPPSREWGQKGEQPRSNGHAHVAAVQQNEAAPQELGSLNQEEVERVRSLIGNLDKPSGTCSLAYSGRGFGEDDWTC encoded by the exons ATGTCGGAGGCTGCAAAGACGACCGCTACAGCACAATCGGAGGAGATTGTTCGATCCCAACAACCCGGGGAATTGCAAAATATCCAGGCAGCATATAGGCTGGATGGAAAAAACTACCTCAAATGGTCTCAACTTGTCCGCACCGTGCtgaagggaaagggaaagatcAGCCATCTCATGGGTACGGGGCCGAAACCAGGTGATCCTCGTTTTGAAGCATGGGATGAAGAAGATTCCATGATTATGGCGTGGCTGTGGAATTCTATGATTCCTGAGATTAGTGACACATGTATGTTCTTGGCTACTGCCAAGGATATTTGGGATGCGATTCAACAAACATACTCAAAAGCTAGAGATGCGGCTCAAGTATATGAGGTGAAGGTGAAGACGATTGCAGCAAAACAAGGGAGTAAATCTGTTACTGAATATGCCAACCAATTGAAATCTTTGTGGCAAGAACTTGATCATTATAGAGTGATAAAAACCAAGTGTCCTGAAGATGCCGCTGTTCTAAAGGATTTCATCGAGCAAGATAGAGtctatgattttcttgttggaCTTAATCCAGAATTTGATCAAGTGAGGATTCAAATTCTCGGCAAGCAGGAAGTTCCGTGTTTTAATGAGGTGGTGGCACTGATTCGAGGTGAGGAAAGTAGAAGAGGTCTGATGCTTGAACCACAGAACACGGACAGCTCGGCTATGGTGGCTAGTGGTGGCAATAATTCAGTCGCAAATATGGAACGAGCACtagtttttgaaaatgggaGACTTGGTCAGTCAAAGGCCCAGAACCGTGATTACAAGGACAACTTGTGGTGCACTTATTGTAAGAAGGCACGCCATACTCGTGAACGGTGTTGGAAACTTCATGGAAAACCGCCAAGTCGAGAGTGGGGACAAAAAGGAGAGCAGCCAAGGAGCAATGGTCATGCCCATGTTGCTGCAGTACAACAAAATGAAGCAGCACCACAGGAGTTAGGCAGTCTCAACCAAGAAGAGGTCGAGAGGGTGAGATCTCTTATTGGCAATCTTGACAAACCTTCAGGTACTTGCTCATTGGCATATTCAG GACGAGGATTCGGGGAGGATGATTGGACATGCTAG
- the LOC132177494 gene encoding uncharacterized protein LOC132177494 isoform X2 produces the protein MSEAAKTTATAQSEEIVRSQQPGELQNIQAAYRLDGKNYLKWSQLVRTVLKGKGKISHLMGTGPKPGDPRFEAWDEEDSMIMAWLWNSMIPEISDTCMFLATAKDIWDAIQQTYSKARDAAQVYEVKVKTIAAKQGSKSVTEYANQLKSLWQELDHYRVIKTKCPEDAAVLKDFIEQDRVYDFLVGLNPEFDQVRIQILGKQEVPCFNEVVALIRGEESRRGLMLEPQNTDSSAMVASGGNNSVANMERALVFENGRLGQSKAQNRDYKDNLWCTYCKKARHTRERCWKLHGKPPSREWGQKGEQPRSNGHAHVAAVQQNEAAPQELGSLNQEEVERVRSLIGNLDKPSGRGFGEDDWTC, from the exons ATGTCGGAGGCTGCAAAGACGACCGCTACAGCACAATCGGAGGAGATTGTTCGATCCCAACAACCCGGGGAATTGCAAAATATCCAGGCAGCATATAGGCTGGATGGAAAAAACTACCTCAAATGGTCTCAACTTGTCCGCACCGTGCtgaagggaaagggaaagatcAGCCATCTCATGGGTACGGGGCCGAAACCAGGTGATCCTCGTTTTGAAGCATGGGATGAAGAAGATTCCATGATTATGGCGTGGCTGTGGAATTCTATGATTCCTGAGATTAGTGACACATGTATGTTCTTGGCTACTGCCAAGGATATTTGGGATGCGATTCAACAAACATACTCAAAAGCTAGAGATGCGGCTCAAGTATATGAGGTGAAGGTGAAGACGATTGCAGCAAAACAAGGGAGTAAATCTGTTACTGAATATGCCAACCAATTGAAATCTTTGTGGCAAGAACTTGATCATTATAGAGTGATAAAAACCAAGTGTCCTGAAGATGCCGCTGTTCTAAAGGATTTCATCGAGCAAGATAGAGtctatgattttcttgttggaCTTAATCCAGAATTTGATCAAGTGAGGATTCAAATTCTCGGCAAGCAGGAAGTTCCGTGTTTTAATGAGGTGGTGGCACTGATTCGAGGTGAGGAAAGTAGAAGAGGTCTGATGCTTGAACCACAGAACACGGACAGCTCGGCTATGGTGGCTAGTGGTGGCAATAATTCAGTCGCAAATATGGAACGAGCACtagtttttgaaaatgggaGACTTGGTCAGTCAAAGGCCCAGAACCGTGATTACAAGGACAACTTGTGGTGCACTTATTGTAAGAAGGCACGCCATACTCGTGAACGGTGTTGGAAACTTCATGGAAAACCGCCAAGTCGAGAGTGGGGACAAAAAGGAGAGCAGCCAAGGAGCAATGGTCATGCCCATGTTGCTGCAGTACAACAAAATGAAGCAGCACCACAGGAGTTAGGCAGTCTCAACCAAGAAGAGGTCGAGAGGGTGAGATCTCTTATTGGCAATCTTGACAAACCTTCAG GACGAGGATTCGGGGAGGATGATTGGACATGCTAG